CAGGGGACTTCTTCGCGGCCGGCGATGCGGCGACTGGAGCCGGAGTTGTGGCGACGGTGTCTGTCATGTTGATGATGAAATTGTtcaggtatatatttaaaacgatgGATAATTCGACTGTTAACTGCGGCGATACCAagtgtgttaaaaaaatgtgtaaatatatacagtGCACCCGTGCCAACTAGTAAACCAGTGTGATTCGCGTCGTCCTCCGAGCTACGGTTGTACAATCGTTTTTCACAATATCTCAACGGGAAATGTTGGTAAAAATCTGGCTTTGAACTTTTTGGAAAGCTAACTAAATTCTAAACGATCGCCAATGGTTATTGCATCGCCACCCAGTACCACGAAACCACCACGAGTCGTTATTTCCACACTTCCGACCGGGTTTTCGTAAACCGTATTTGAAGGTCTGCCGTATGACTGAAACCAGtcgaaaatttacaaaaatattttggattaatTCTCCACGAGTTCCCCGAGACCATAGAATTTGCAGATTTCCAATCGATCGATTTCCCGACGAACAGCGGCTGTTCGAATATGACGGTTTTAGGACTCTGCTACGGCACGGCGTCACCGGCGTTTCTACCTGAAATTTTAACGAGGCAGACCTTATCAATAAATCTCGTCTTCATCGTACTTAACCGAAATcatgttgaataaataataattataatgacacaTTGTGAGAGGACTTCGGCCGAAACTCAATGCAGATTACCAACAATTTATGTTCATTTGTATGCACTTTTTGTCCCGACCTACCGATGGACCTGATAGCGTGATAAGACGTCTGAAAACTGATTtggatacattaaaatatttacttgagaTCGATAACAACACATTTTCTCGTTCCTAAACTCCtgacgttaggttaggttaggttaggttaacgtTTCCTAAACTCCcgacgttaggttaggttaggtcaggtTAACGTTTCCTAAACTCCTGtcgattttgtttaaatattaaatattttccaaaattttaaattcaaataaaataaataaataatcttaaaatgtgTGCTGATCGACCTCAAGACAAGTAGTCATATTAACAACTGCAAATAGGTGTTCAGGAGTCTCATCGCGTTATATCTGGATAGacgaaaagttaaaataaaaaaataaaaatgaacgtgAATTGTTTACGGTTCACCTGCGCAACGTCGTGGCCTGTACACGTACACGCATTTGTTgtgtccgtcttacaagtgataAAGTACATGAAAAAATTCACGCAATGCCCTCAGTTAATTCGAAGTTTCGttgtaattagttaaaataaaaccatggaTTAAGAATTTcccaaatgaaattttatttataactgcatcaatgatttaacttataatgacatttaattacgtcgagatattattattattccccgtcccggtatttctatagaaacaaattttctgaattttagttcctacaacaataatttacattttctacgtTTTTGGACACCCTTTTTGCAAGTATTCTCAATATCATTCTTTGAGGTTTTTCATTGgtgagttatttttagaatgttttcaccaaattgtttgttatcgacggtaatacccgcacaacggctattaataatatgaatatctatCGTGTTCATAGCACCTATACTATTATCCATGTCATCATGGTTAATCTATCACATTATAGGAACCGATGTTTCttgtaatataacaattataatgtacataatgaaattcgaaaaaaaaacattctaaaaataaatcattaaacaaaaacctCTTAGCTTATTCATGGTAGGTTCACGAAACGAATGACGTAGTGAAATAGTGAATCACCACTGGAATTCGCAAAAAagcttttttttgtaatattgaattcaaagtcccgcaatataataatatcataacaagaTTAAGGTTATTTCTATGTTTTGACTTACGGtagtatttcaattataatcatgaaaaaaaaaatattatagaatataatctgTTATATTCGGAACGTTATTCCgcgtgttttttttcttaaacaaattggGAATTATCATTTACGCCAACGAATAACCAACTTGAACGGAATATTTCTTTACTCTAAGGTTTTATAAGCGAGATATATTATGGCATCATCAtatggtggccctgaaaagggcctttttaagatgtttttaaACTTCAGCAGTAAGTATTTAACCTCCGAAACCGTACAGAGTACGACCTTGTCGTTTGAGAGCGTACACGACGTCCATGGCGGTGACGGTCTTCCTCTTGGCGTGCTCGGTGTACGTGACTGCGTCACGGATCACGTTTTCCAGGAATACCTTCAGAACTCCACGGGTCTCTTCGTAGATCAAACCGGAAATACGTTTAACACCGCCTCGGCGAGCCAACCGACGGATGGCGGGCTTGGTGATTCCCTGGATGTTATCACGGAGCACTTTACGATGACGTTTCGCGCCTCCTTTTCCCAGACCTTTTCCTCCTTTGCCTCGTCCTGTCATTTTGAATGTTGGAAATAGTGTTGGACAACTTGCTCGGATGTGAACTGAACGTTGACTGATACTTTTCTTCAGGTCGCAGTCCCTTTTAAACGTTTCTCACGACACCGAACCACCAATCGGAACCATGACCGGTTATCCCCCCCCACCCCCGCCGCTAAAATTCTAAACGTTAAACATCGTCCAATGAGGACGACGCATACCGTTCCCATTTACGTATATATACCGGTCGACAGTGTGTTCGAACCACATCAGTCGTCCGACATCCACGTTTTGCACACCAACCCAGAACAATCTAATCCAGCAGCGCAATGGCACGTACCAAGCAGACAGCTCGTAAATCTACCGGCGGAAAGGCGCCCAGGAAACAGTTGGCCACCAAAGCCGCACGTAAGAGCGCACCCGCCACCGGAGGAGTGAAAAAAACCACATCGTTACCGTCCGGGAACCGTTGCCCTCCGTGAAATCCGTCGTTATCAGAAGAGCACAGAACTTTTGATCCGCAAATTGCCGTTCCAACGTCTAGTGCGCGAGATCGCCCAGGACTTCAAGACCGACCTGCGTTTCCAGAGCTCCGCGGTCATGGCGTTGCAAGAAGCTAGCGAGGCATACTTGGTAGGTCTGTTCGAAGACACCAATCTTTGCGCGATCCACGCCAAGCGTGTCACCATCATGCCAAAGGACATCCAGTTGGCCCGTCGCATCCGCGGTGAACGTGCTTAACTTTGATCATCGTCATTAGTTACCATACCTTAaaaaggcccttttcagggccaccaaaaCGTACTTGTATTCTGGCGATGGGGATGAATAGTGATTGTTAATATTACACTAGCggcagtataattatattattacataattattatacctgatatgagacaataataaataaaaaaaaaccctgtCCAGAATTATTAGATTGGGAATCGAGTAAATTCGACGGTGCCGACTATcgtctgtttatttatagatGTTCGTGTCACGCTCTCTGGGGAAGTTTGATAAACAGGTACGCCATTCACCATGTAAACATTGACGTTTTTATTACTGATTATCGATGACTAAACAACAATTATCCAGGATTCTCGGTGTTTATGTGGCTTCAATTAAGTAAAATTCCGAAAGACCCATGTTGACATTGTAGACGGGTATAATATGGTTAGGTATAACTTACTCAGTCGCTCacgtgttaatattaatattttcataaccaCGGATCGACAGACAACACATAATAATGGAATTGCAAAggggttatttttagaatgtttttaccaaatttcttgttatcgacggtaatagcCGCGTCACGTTATTTACAATACAGTCAAGTGTACTAATCACGATACTTTATCGCGTCGTGATTTCCCAAATAACCGAAAACagatattagaataatatacttcagaatatatttcattgtttaattGCTAATCATCTGATTACCCCGATAATTCGTGCTATATTAATTTCTTGGTTTATTCGATTGACGTCTTGTCgtcaaattatacaatataatattatactagctttAATTGTAATGTCACAATCGAACCAAAAGTGAACAATCGTCGTTGCTaggctttaaaatattattgcctATTTACAGTTAAtaccgggtgattcttttatcaaacaacaatcaatatttcataaagtgtaaattttttagtcttttatttttacattccaaAGCGGAATCTTTTTCTTGGTATTTCGATACACGAAAATCGAATTTggggcgagtagtttatgagttatacgtgtttaaagtttttgatgagcggagtggagtggtacggaGTCACCCAGCGAAATGTTTATCCACTTCTATGTATCGAAAtgctaagaaaaatattctgctttggaatataaaattaaaaaacactataatatgttgtcatatacataaaagtaaaaaacttaaaaaattataagtataaaaaaatattttttttaataaaaacgttgttttatgaGCGACTtgaaacaatgtaaaaaaattttttcaaaaaatttacacTTTACGAAGTATTGAGTGTTGTTTGACAAAAGAATCACCCGGTATAGTTAATgcctacaataatatgatacaaatttaatgaaaactcGTAAAGgtgtaactataaaatactaGTCTACATGGGTTAATCAATTGCCTCATGATACATTTTGTTGATTttgaatatacaaaaaaaatatattttgattattcataaaataatcaaaactcaTCCTGGTCCGACTTATATTGAAACAAATTTTCCGATTGTTGTTGAAAGTATTAAGACGCTTGATACTTCAGGTTTGCTACTCATGGGTAAGGTAGGTGCAAAGTTAAGCCTTTTTCTCGGTCTTCTTGGGCAAGAGCACTGCTTGGATGTTGGGCAACACACCACCTTGAGCGATGGTCCCTCCGGACAACAATTTGTTCACCTCCTCGTCGTTCCTGATGGCCAATTGTAAATTccgataggttaggttaggttaggttaggttaggtttccaAATGtcttgttatcgacggtaatacccGCATCACGGTATTTACAATACAGTTAAGTCCTAATCTCGATACTTTATCGCGTCGTCATTTCCCAAATAACCGAAAACAGAtacatattagaatatttttagaatatattttgtatttcattgtttGATTGCTAATCATCTGATTACCTCGTGCTATATTCATTTCCGGGTTTATTTGATTGACGTCTTGtcaaattatacaacataactagattatttttaatgtcacaatcaaaccgtcaaaatattttgttctactTATACAGTTAACACCGggcgattcttttatcaaacaacaatcaatatttcatagtgtaatttttttttttttttacgtcgtTTCAAGTCGcttataaaacaacgtttttattaaaaaaattatatttttaaatattttttatccttataattttttaagttttttacttttttatacgacaacatagtgttttttaattttatattccaaagcagaatatttttcttggtatttcgatacatgaaaatcgaatttgggACGAGTAGTtgatgagttataagtatttaaagttttgatgagcggagtggagtgttacggggttaccccgcgaaatgtttgtccacttctatgtatcgaaatactaagaaaaatattctgctttggaatataaaattaaaaaacaccacGTGTCGTATAAaagagtaaaaaacttaaaaaatatgaaaacgttGTTTTGTAAGCCGCCATCGCCAGTGGTCAGCGTAGCcatatttgagtaaaattagCGTCTAATTCGAAACATTCGTTTGACGACGAGCCATCTTATTTTgacagtgtacctataataattcgatgtgatcatttttttgtaatccGATTTTTAAGGTTAAAGGCCACAAGACGTGACGGCTTCCTCGAAATATGAAGGAAATGGAATGAAGTCACTTGAGAATCGTtatccaagtatatttaatgtaagATCGCGCCCGGTCtcgattaaaaaatgtcaaggcATTCGCTTAAAAATCTGAAAGCAACAACAGCTACACGTGTAGTACTACCTACACTGCCTAGTGCATCTGCTGAAAAAACTTCGGACCGACgtttgttttgattttggtggccctgaaaagggccgttttaTTAACTGTGTTTGTTGGGTAAGGGGTATCGAAAGTTAAGCCTTCTTCTCGGTCTTCTTGGGCAAGAGCACGGCTTGGATGTTGGGCAACACACCACCTTGAGCGATGGTCACTCCGGACAACAATTTGTTCAACTCCTCGTCGTTCCTGATGGCC
Above is a window of Metopolophium dirhodum isolate CAU chromosome 3, ASM1992520v1, whole genome shotgun sequence DNA encoding:
- the LOC132941502 gene encoding histone H4, translating into MTGRGKGGKGLGKGGAKRHRKVLRDNIQGITKPAIRRLARRGGVKRISGLIYEETRGVLKVFLENVIRDAVTYTEHAKRKTVTAMDVVYALKRQGRTLYGFGG